The following proteins come from a genomic window of Alicyclobacillus dauci:
- a CDS encoding response regulator, with amino-acid sequence MSSNGAKILVIDDEQQIRKLLRVTLQAHGFEVIESPTAEDGLMQAAMSRPDLIVLDLGLPDLPGIDVLKQIREWSNVPVIVLTAKEQESDKVTLLDAGADDYITKPFGMGELLARIRVALRHVIGASSEPVLVFGELTIDLAKRIVKLSGEAVKLTPTEYDLLKVLATHAGRVMTHQQLLKRVWGALEDQLDSQYLRVYVGHLRKKLEEDVTHPKYILTEPGIGYRFADFPG; translated from the coding sequence ATGTCTAGCAATGGGGCAAAAATTCTCGTGATCGATGATGAGCAACAGATCAGAAAACTACTACGCGTAACATTGCAAGCACATGGATTTGAAGTCATTGAATCACCGACCGCCGAAGATGGACTTATGCAAGCTGCAATGTCTCGTCCCGATTTGATCGTTTTGGACCTGGGACTTCCGGACTTGCCAGGGATTGATGTACTTAAGCAGATCCGAGAGTGGTCGAATGTTCCGGTCATTGTACTCACGGCGAAGGAACAGGAGTCTGATAAGGTAACGTTACTCGATGCGGGAGCAGACGATTATATCACGAAACCCTTTGGAATGGGAGAATTATTGGCAAGAATTCGTGTGGCTTTGCGCCACGTTATAGGCGCATCGTCTGAGCCCGTTCTGGTTTTTGGGGAACTGACCATTGATTTAGCGAAGCGCATTGTTAAGCTTTCGGGTGAAGCAGTGAAATTAACGCCCACTGAATACGACCTTTTGAAGGTCCTTGCCACGCATGCAGGACGTGTAATGACGCACCAACAATTGCTTAAGCGGGTTTGGGGAGCCTTAGAAGATCAATTGGACAGTCAGTATCTTCGTGTGTACGTGGGACATCTGCGCAAGAAGCTTGAAGAGGACGTGACGCACCCTAAATATATTTTGACGGAACCGGGAATCGGTTACCGATTTGCTGATTTTCCAGGATGA
- a CDS encoding Dabb family protein — MVEHMVIFKFGPETTEEQISECVRRARTLRDDIKGIIDLAAGSNFSDRSQGFQVGLTVRFEDKRALSNYTPHPKHQEFVAFTMEIGRKDIIVVDFEL; from the coding sequence ATGGTTGAACATATGGTGATTTTCAAGTTTGGTCCGGAAACAACAGAGGAACAAATTAGTGAGTGCGTACGCAGAGCACGCACGCTCCGAGATGACATTAAGGGAATTATCGATCTCGCCGCAGGGAGCAACTTTTCGGATCGGAGCCAGGGATTCCAAGTGGGTCTGACGGTTCGCTTTGAGGACAAACGTGCACTTTCAAACTACACGCCTCACCCAAAGCATCAGGAATTCGTGGCGTTCACGATGGAAATTGGCCGGAAAGACATCATCGTTGTCGACTTCGAGTTGTAA
- a CDS encoding MFS transporter — protein MSDVNRRVVSILAFGHFVNDFLINVITAILPLLVVHFGLSYSQVGILTMVSNVSSSLVQPIFGFISDKKGKPWILGMSALCLSAGLLGVAFSPSYIWLLPAVVLNGIGSAAFHPDGSRAVYFAAGDRRGLTQSVFQVGGNLGLAVSALALWFLGKVGFGGLAWFMVPGVLSAALLFTLIRWFADRLSEYGERRAQGSALSERRPSRIGMSLLVVIVTVRSWIMAGFMTFVPLYMIHHFGVKESDVWAYSFVFLLFGAIGTVTGGPLADRFGQRNVIRLSMFISTPFTVLLPYLPKQFVFVDLAIVGFCLLSTFAVTVVYGQEMMPSNIAMVSGLLIGFAGGIAGLGVMMMGYVADAYGLYVALQWIGWIMPIAALCTLKLPIDHIRLMQQVAKSQVTPTLAK, from the coding sequence ATGAGTGACGTGAATAGACGTGTTGTATCCATCTTGGCATTTGGTCATTTTGTGAACGACTTCTTAATCAATGTGATCACGGCGATCCTTCCGCTACTGGTCGTTCATTTTGGGTTGTCTTATTCCCAGGTCGGCATCCTGACGATGGTTTCGAACGTGTCATCATCGTTAGTTCAGCCGATATTCGGATTTATTTCGGACAAGAAGGGAAAACCGTGGATCCTGGGGATGAGTGCCCTGTGTCTTTCAGCGGGGTTGCTCGGCGTCGCGTTTTCTCCGTCTTATATTTGGCTACTGCCAGCGGTTGTTTTGAACGGAATCGGTTCCGCTGCTTTTCATCCTGACGGAAGTCGAGCGGTGTATTTTGCGGCTGGCGACCGTCGGGGCTTAACACAATCCGTATTTCAAGTGGGCGGGAACCTTGGTCTGGCCGTCTCAGCACTTGCACTGTGGTTTCTCGGTAAGGTTGGGTTTGGCGGTCTGGCCTGGTTCATGGTCCCTGGTGTCCTGTCGGCAGCTCTTCTGTTTACGCTAATTAGATGGTTCGCGGATCGTCTTTCGGAGTACGGAGAAAGACGTGCGCAAGGCTCCGCATTGAGCGAGAGGCGCCCTTCCAGAATCGGCATGTCGTTGCTCGTTGTCATCGTCACGGTTCGCTCTTGGATCATGGCTGGGTTCATGACTTTTGTTCCTCTTTACATGATTCACCATTTTGGCGTCAAAGAGAGCGACGTGTGGGCGTATTCGTTCGTCTTTCTCTTATTCGGCGCCATTGGAACGGTTACAGGTGGACCCTTGGCGGACAGGTTTGGTCAGAGGAACGTCATTCGTTTATCGATGTTTATCTCTACACCGTTTACGGTCCTACTGCCATATTTGCCGAAACAATTCGTCTTTGTCGATCTAGCCATCGTTGGTTTTTGTCTGTTGTCCACTTTTGCGGTAACGGTTGTATACGGGCAGGAGATGATGCCTAGCAATATCGCCATGGTGTCCGGTCTCCTGATAGGCTTTGCGGGTGGAATCGCGGGTTTGGGGGTTATGATGATGGGATATGTGGCCGATGCGTATGGCTTGTACGTTGCACTGCAGTGGATCGGTTGGATCATGCCCATCGCGGCACTCTGTACGTTAAAACTCCCCATCGATCACATCCGACTGATGCAGCAGGTTGCAAAATCTCAAGTGACCCCCACATTAGCTAAATAG